A stretch of the Theileria equi strain WA chromosome 1, complete sequence genome encodes the following:
- a CDS encoding hypothetical protein (encoded by transcript BEWA_023720A) has product MGQGQSINPEELQEDYYIFFDKNKGDTYKSEKNTYTRLVNYKRAFGTKYIHRQNEVDIANLSTNFSVDAHGSYKPSIDSSIPYDKQSIYSETHSYKHSIDSAYENLTSGTRTLGSIDNLQVNAQSPKLSLSDLEIAGSILDNGKKYALDEYGSILNKPFWRKDSISQNESDEALPHEDVVYTEFEGPDGNVYSGFSRSGKLFKGSIKSIDGQYTGGICDNKPHGYGIYTRDRSEYRGMWKNGLQHGEGVYLDLDDPNFKRGVWCNGKLTRWKGHNVHTSTLLKEIMTDPLSPDSLVSSAYTSFDVSPTNASPINWSSTGGQI; this is encoded by the coding sequence ATGGGACAGGGACAAAGTATCAACCCAGAAGAGCTCCAGGAGGACTATTACATCTTCTTCGACAAGAATAAAGGCGACACTTACAAGTCAGAGAAGAACACTTACACACGTCTGGTGAACTACAAACGAGCTTTTGGGACAAAGTATATTCACAGACAGAATGAAGTTGACATTGCCAATCTCTCAACCAACTTTTCAGTGGATGCACATGGGTCCTATAAACCATCTATAGACTCTAGCATTCCATACGACAAGCAATCAATCTATTCTGAAACCCATTCTTATAAGCATTCCATAGATTCAGCATATGAAAATTTGACTAGTGGGACCAGAACACTCGGTTCAATTGATAACTTGCAGGTAAATGCGCAGAGTCCAAAACTATCTCTAAGTGACCTGGAAATCGCAGGAAGCATCCTAGACAACGGGAAAAAATACGCGCTGGATGAATATGGAAGCATTTTAAACAAGCCGTTCTGGCGAAAGGATAgtatatcgcaaaatgaATCGGATGAAGCATTGCCACATGAAGATGTTGTATACACAGAGTTTGAGGGTCCAGACGGTAATGTATATAGTGGATTCTCACGATCTGGTAAGCTCTTCAAGGGGAGCATCAAGTCCATAGATGGCCAATACACTGGAGGCATATGCGACAATAAACCACATGGATATGGCATATATACGAGGGATCGAAGTGAATATAGAGGAATGTGGAAAAATGGCCTGCAACACGGTGAAGGTGTATACTTGGACCTGGATGACCCAAACTTTAAACGCGGTGTTTGGTGCAACGGAAAGTTGACGCGCTGGAAAGGACACAATGTACATACGTCCACGCTTTTAAAGGAAATCATGACAGATCCACTCTCTCCAGATAGTCTTGTGAGCTCCGCGTACACCAGTTTTGATGTCTCGCCAACAAATGCATCACCGATAAACTGGTCCTCCACAGGGGGACAAATTTAA
- a CDS encoding hypothetical protein (encoded by transcript BEWA_023730A), protein MMTKDTEMDKKKEQDQSLLKKTVAFMAGLSLYQLPYLALAAAKYTLARFQISASYLSLYINRMIVVFRILSLIGVTIMTVYSQCQGGGKKKITAGFFIAFSLCFVLLLLIYCTGGEQGHLTLYYWGILMASFLLGMCFTTIIDIITANIPLFLLSLPLTGVFVSTFHLAFIFFWELFGLSNINYWLVVCQLIIAICITSINALLYTIAYWYEEDSKPASNNSGGGGSTGEAQGQTTQNNDGFMTALSKAWSPILLNALGYGIHNAFYPSIAPYKLTDVGTGYNIDLVVLFTSALAPITILILKSKNIGPNKPWKGNDATWHGAWLFFLVEMTCAAIFICGLHYPESATSRAIRGSGRSIGFLTVLYDFCAQSVRSITTNGADMQGAGGSNSAMNTLNSFLHSFTQVIFAFLGDGYVKTYSKYEHDRDKWPTKHYGNSRAFRYWIWTATKVSFGNIGTAFTTDVRGAIQTKKEFLFIVYSDDTDNSSKPPKTKNPTVMKIVHDI, encoded by the coding sequence ATGATGACTAAAGATACTGAGATGgacaagaagaaagaaCAAGATCAAAGTCTACTAAAGAAGACGGTAGCCTTCATGGCAGGTCTGTCTCTCTATCAACTCCCTTACTTAGCCCTAGCTGCTGCAAAGTACACTCTGGCGAGATTCCAAATATCTGCAAGTTATCTGAGTCTATACATCAACAGGATGATTGTTGTATTTAGGATCCTCTCGCTAATAGGAGTAACTATAATGACCGTCTATTCCCAGTGCCAAGGAGGTGGgaaaaagaagataacCGCAGGATTCTTTATAGCCTTTAGCTTGTGCTTTGTCCTTTTGCTACTCATCTACTGTACTGGTGGAGAACAGGGTCATCTTACTCTCTACTACTGGGGAATTCTGATGGCCTCCTTTCTGCTTGGGATGTGTTTTACCACGATTATAGACATTATCACAGCCAACATTCCCCTTTTCCTGCTTTCTCTGCCACTCACTGGTGTGTTTGTCTCCACCTTTCACCTTgcattcatcttcttctggGAACTATTCGGACTCTCCAACATCAACTACTGGCTTGTTGTATGCCAGCTGATTATAGCCATATGCATTACTAGCATTAATGCGCTATTGTATACCATTGCGTACTGGTATGAGGAGGATAGTAAGCCTGCTAGTAATAATAGTGGAGGTGGTGGTAGCACTGGAGAAGCTCAAGGTCAAACTACTCAGAACAATGATGGCTTCATGACAGCACTTAGTAAAGCCTGGTCACCAATCCTGTTAAATGCACTGGGTTACGGTATTCACAATGCCTTTTATCCGAGTATAGCGCCTTATAAACTGACAGATGTTGGAACTGGATACAATATTGACCTGGTGGTTCTCTTTACGAGCGCTTTGGCTCCCATTACAATTTTAATTCTCAAGAGCAAGAACATTGGACCAAACAAACCATGGAAAGGCAATGACGCCACATGGCACGGAGCATGGCTATTCTTTTTAGTAGAGATGACATGTGCAGCCATTTTCATCTGTGGTCTTCATTACCCAGAGTCAGCTACATCACGAGCAATCAGGGGAAGTGGAAGGAGTATTGGATTTTTAACTGTACTATACGATTTCTGCGCACAATCAGTAAGGAGTATCACTACAAACGGAGCTGACATGCAGGGAGCAGGTGGAAGTAACAGCGCAATGAACACACTCAATTCATTTTTGCACTCGTTTACTCAGGTCATCTTTGCATTCCTTGGAGATGGTTATGTCAAGACGTACTCaaagtatgagcatgataGAGATAAATGGCCCACCAAACACTATGGCAACTCGAGGGCATTCCGATATTGGATTTGGACAGCCACAAAAGTTTCATTTGGCAATATAGGAACCGCATTTACCACGGACGTTAGAGGAGCAATTCAGACAAAGAAGGAGTTTCTCTTTATTGTGTATTCTGATGACACTGATAATAGTAGCAAGCCTCCTAAGACGAAAAATCCTACAGTAATGAAGATAGTTCACGATATATAG
- a CDS encoding signal peptide-containing protein (encoded by transcript BEWA_023740A), whose amino-acid sequence MGWCDSIGRRKEEEGMKVLAVLWTVYLIRLCSAGCLGKSKTKDDDNGAYGGSTENLRSSPEHAKVSSEETPVEVTPDTSLQEEMHVDSPEEEHPRANEKASSKTPTTSEDKFNVKYFEKNVNGEWKELTLDDFLKKFDEILKHQEPEKYTSTPELDQQPNQSTKNS is encoded by the exons ATGGGTTGGTGCGACAGTataggaagaagaaaagaggAGGAGGGAATGAAAGTTTTAGCAGTACTATGGACGGTCTATTTGATAAGGTTATGCAGTGCAGGATGTCTTGGAAAGAGTAAGACCAAAGATGACGATAATGGAGCTTATGGTGGATCTACGGAGAATCTTAGAAGTTCTCCAGAACATGCTAAAGTATCCTCTGAAGAGACTCCCGTAGAGGTCACACCAGATACTTCTTTACAGGAAGAGATGCATGTGGACTCGCCTGAAGAAGAGCATCCTAGAGCTAATGAAAAAGCATCTTCCAAGACTCCTACTACTA GTGAAGACAAGTTCAATGtcaagtactttgaaaagaacgtcaatggtgaatggaaagaGCTCACACTGGATGACTTTTTAAAGAAGTTTGATGAAATACTTAAGCATCAAGAACCAGAAAAGTATACATCAACGCCTGAACTAGATCAACAACCAAACCAAAGTACTAAAAATTCCTGA
- a CDS encoding signal peptide-containing protein (encoded by transcript BEWA_023750A), which yields MKGCSSVIILACTFLSTHSALALDVVLDISRIDEVLYKSFLLFYDDVPTRIVMPRKGIKIRSVKEGSENLWKAEGREKCILITLHLKNGRPMMMFMSIHGSSTRYIGLCKSDGIWKLGPDDFEHRNREFAKLRMIPSSTHTFTLNVSTSEENDERIVLESVALKRKTRMHIPELGSYATKVVCGQELIWKAKDGERCITAFSYFRNGRLQRISVLVNQKSGSDSEIRHYEKRGTLWRKVKHDNFGNGQLVPLVHIEMSNYNI from the coding sequence ATGAAGGGTTGTTCATCAGTTATTATACTCGCATGCACTTTTCTATCTACTCATTCCGCACTTGCACTAGATGTAGTCTTGGATATTTCACGAATCGATGAGGTTCTCTACAAGTCATTCCTTTTGTTCTACGATGATGTCCCTACAAGGATAGTTATGCCAAGGAAAGGAATCAAAATCCGGTCCGTGAAAGAGGGGTCAGAAAATCTCTGGAAGGCTGAGGGTAGAGAAAAGTGCATCTTGATAACCCTTCATTTAAAGAATGGTAGGCCAATGATGATGTTCATGTCAATACACGGCTCTAGTACGAGATATATTGGTCTATGCAAATCTGATGGGATTTGGAAACTAGGCCCAGACGACTTTGAGCACCGTAATAGGGAGTTTGCCAAACTCAGGATGATTCCCAGTTCAACACACACATTTACCCTCAACGTGTCTACAAGCGAGGAGAATGATGAAAGGATTGTGTTAGAGTCTGTCGCATTAAAACGAAAAACTCGCATGCATATCCCAGAACTTGGGAGTTATGCCACCAAAGTTGTCTGTGGACAAGAGCTAATTTGGAAAGCCAAGGATGGTGAAAGATGTATAACTgcattttcatattttagGAATGGAAGGCTACAAAGAATTTCCGTTTTGGTAAACCAAAAATCAGGGTCAGATTCGGAAATACGGCATTACGAGAAACGTGGTACACTCTGGAGAAAAGTGAAACATGacaattttggaaatgGACAACTGGTACCCTTGGTGCACATAGAAATGAGTAATTATAATATATAA
- a CDS encoding hypothetical protein (encoded by transcript BEWA_023760A) has product MVEHWESPVESFINCYKTERLTLKGVLFLIETLPEETTNGRLIMIPELHSKVNIKLKNEYAKAVDFLFSLRKSSTDFANTGNILRCWHNWRRFDTFSSNGEICRLFLEDCLTIIKHPNMRGHGLDDEIYEVAINCMIDVLQECAYLSSRDTAGGINSYEDYDDVQYSKRRYADLQHIQKACFEACIGDLLQHLSASFASSDVFLYSNLSRVYANLLDSLHFSLSDSNDAQLLKLIHAIIHFIELPYCLIYAQSGIENVINPFDPSYNRAAAREAVFDRTSSSEFDEESASIAQKAVFVLCDILSRHNTAVESIKSICNEILDIFLLISITPPIQPLVEYELYIRDSLEIFHELARIIPGGTMYEHIHAHTIGHAKFQSSPIFLESALRILGPIIEKIDIKRNIHLLDSIHTIVNILEGHCSLPCIRFLGDIRRVFLLDGTEILLERVLRVLHRSLQSSSEDDRYEAVQSISSLCYYIKLEKLQNRETVLHMLVGCMEIMRDNESLLSILLEGIALASCDLATDDIQHVIAKVSMPWIEAIEGNTLSTPQVRILVDRMTSLVRNLSNRPGIAIISGRILPLLLELLKRHHEDADSVECICRCIKHCARCMNMQFAGHIPLLVATISQVAGQKMFGTYLYLVEWLHGIFYTTPKGSKVFNGHTVTPENLESISTLYHLLTRSTLEILKLSQMADVEDMIEDFYGLQAQFILHTKFAYEETELADQIVSISATCMAIRKPQCVFSFWESLLKRGKEVKTLENIALKYLGAAAASAFRILASGCPKSTEHYIEDFTISIVDRFGRDCLPFLEQALDQLPPAIISDSKKKNSLLESLLGSRTKSTVHHIHKLSSQLAMRNRF; this is encoded by the coding sequence ATGGTTGAGCACTGGGAGTCCCCAGTGGAGTCGTTTATAAACTGCTACAAGACAGAACGCTTGACTCTCAAGGGTGTGTTGTTCCTCATTGAGACGCTCCCAGAAGAGACAACCAATGGACGATTAATCATGATCCCGGAACTGCACAGTAAAGTAAATATAAAGTTAAAGAACGAGTACGCAAAGGCTGTAGATTTCCTCTTTAGCCTGAGGAAATCATCCACGGATTTTGCAAACACGGGAAATATACTCCGCTGCTGGCATAACTGGAGACGTTTTGACACATTCTCGTCCAATGGTGAAATATGCCGCTTATTCCTTGAGGACTGTTTGACAATAATAAAACACCCAAATATGCGTGGACATGGACTGGATGATGAGATATATGAAGTTGCGATAAATTGCATGATTGATGTTCTGCAGGAATGCGCATATTTGAGCTCTAGGGATACTGCTGGCGGTATAAACTCCTATGAGGATTACGACGATGTTCAGTACTCCAAGAGGAGATATGCCGACTTGCAACATATACAAAAGGCATGTTTCGAGGCATGCATTGGTGATTTATTACAACATCTCTCTGCGTCATTTGCAAGTTCTGATGTTTTCTTGTATAGCAACCTCTCGAGAGTATACGcaaatcttttggatagCCTACATTTTTCACTATCCGACTCTAATGACGCACAGCTTTTGAAGCTGATTCACGCAATCATACATTTTATAGAACTTCCCTACTGTCTAATCTACGCACAAAGCGGGATTGAGAATGTGATTAATCCATTTGACCCCTCATACAATCGGGCTGCGGCACGAGAGGCTGTTTTTGATCGTACCTCTTCATCTGAATTTGACGAGGAAAGTGCATCTATTGCACAAAAGGCTGTATTTGTACTGTGTGATATTCTTTCCAGGCATAACACGGCTGTTGAAAGTATAAAGTCCATTTGTAATGAGATTCTGGACATATTCCTACTCATATCAATCACTCCTCCAATACAACCACTAGTGGAATATGAACTTTATATCAGGGATTCTCTGGAGATCTTCCATGAGCTTGCAAGAATAATACCTGGAGGTACCATGTACGAACATATTCATGCTCACACAATTGGTCACGCAAAGTTTCAAAGCTCCCCAATCTTTCTTGAATCGGCCCTGCGTATTTTGGGTCCTATAATTGAAAAGATTGACATTAAGAGGAATATACATCTTTTGGATTCTATCCACACCATTGTCAATATATTGGAGGGGCATTGTTCACTTCCGTGTATCCGATTCTTGGGTGACATTCGACGGGTGTTCCTCCTGGATGGTACTGAAATACTCTTGGAAAGAGTCCTTAGGGTTCTCCATAGATCATTGCAGTCCAGTTCTGAGGATGACCGTTACGAAGCTGTGCAAAGTATATCTTCGCTTTGTTACTATATTAAGCTGGAAAAATTACAAAACAGAGAAACTGTGCTCCATATGCTAGTTGGCTGTATGGAAATTATGAGGGATAATGAGTCTCTATTGTCTATTCTACTCGAGGGAATCGCACTAGCGTCTTGTGACCTTGCCACAGACGATATCCAACATGTTATTGCAAAGGTTTCAATGCCATGGATTGAGGCTATAGAGGGAAACACTCTTTCTACTCCTCAAGTGAGAATTTTGGTTGATAGGATGACAAGCCTTGTCCGCAATCTCAGCAATAGGCCAGGTATCGCCATTATTAGTGGACGCATCTTACCTCTATTGTTAGAGCTCCTCAAGAGACATCATGAGGATGCAGATTCTGTGGAATGTATTTGTAGATGTATAAAGCATTGTGCAAGGTGCATGAACATGCAATTTGCAGGGCATATTCCTCTATTGGTGGCAACAATCTCACAAGTGGCTGGGCAGAAAATGTTTGGAACCTACTTGTACCTCGTGGAGTGGCTCCACGGTATTTTTTACACAACTCCAAAGGGAtcaaaagtttttaatGGGCATACCGTGACTCCGGAAAACTTGGAATCCATTTCTACCCTCTATCACCTTCTCACTCGTTCAACGTTGGAAATTCTAAAATTATCGCAGATGGCTGATGTAGAAGATATGATTGAGGATTTTTATGGTCTTCAAGCCCAGTTTATACTCCATACAAAATTTGCGTATGAGGAAACTGAACTCGCTGACCAAATTGTCTCAATCAGTGCGACATGCATGGCCATACGAAAGCCTCAATGTGTCTTCTCATTCTGGGAATCTCTCCTCAAAAGGGGAAAGGAAgttaaaactcttgaaaatatcGCACTTAAATATCTTGGAGCCGCTGCTGCGTCAGCATTTAGAATTTTAGCTTCAGGATGCCCAAAGTCAACAGAACATTATATTGAAGATTTTACAATCTCCATCGTAGACCGATTTGGCAGAGATTGTCTACCATTTCTGGAACAAGCTCTAGATCAATTACCACCCGCAATCATATCGGAttcaaagaagaaaaattCACTCTTGGAATCTCTGCTCGGTAGCCGAACAAAAAGTACCGTGCATCATATACATAAACTCTCTTCGCAACTGGCGATGCGCAACAGATTTTAA
- a CDS encoding hypothetical protein (encoded by transcript BEWA_023770A) gives MRVLESINELLYPTDQESQRNANTFLTKWQQTIEAWTESHSILHGDFPPEAKFIAAQTLRMKVLYDSYQLPSHCVLKLCESLLAYLNNDDLP, from the exons ATGCGTGTACTCGAATCTATAAATGAGCTGCTCTATCCAACGGATCAGGAAAGTCAGCGCAACGC GAATACATTTCTGACCAAATGGCAGCAGACAATCGAAGCTTGGACTGAAAGTCACTCGATACTCCATGGAGATTTCCCGCCAGAG GCCAAGTTTATCGCAGCGCAAACATTGCGCATGAAAGTTCTGTACGACTCCTATCAACTACCATCGCACTGTGTTCTCAAGCTCTGTGAATCGCTCCTCGCGTACCTCAATAATGACGATTTACCGTAG
- a CDS encoding hypothetical protein (encoded by transcript BEWA_023780A) — protein MGSQFISVKLDSLPGSNDSTQGFTPFAGQVVDSLESWKGQSVIGLTGKCTKVTGDVLENQPIYQVTTLPPRTRVEMQLMISNLKPLFTALLCLSILHMALPYLGDYLYIRSRENETIVILSDSWENALPFVQWMLLKNAQIIVCIPKHEDESAKKIEWSRHAFFKHPSFKSKSLQVTLRSVNDDEIADNVLKITKYGASAILVLGDAFKTEQVKIHRQVLLAAGLGSRVVWCSRMEQIDPCECDCLFDKGISLGFFNLDSILSTESHIGIVQHAIIETVNHMANSTLFVS, from the exons ATGGGATCGCAATTCATATCCGTAAAACTCGATAGTCTCCCAGGGTCAAACGACTCTACACAAGGGTTTACTCCCTTTGCAG GCCAGGTTGTAGACTCGCTGGAATCGTGGAAAGGTCAATCTGTGATTG GTCTGActggaaaatgtacaaaagTTACTGGAGACGTTCTAGAGAACCAGCCAATTTATCAAGTAACGACTCTGCCACCGCGTACAAGGGTGGAAATGCAACTCATGATCTCAAATCTAAAACCGCTATTCACGGCACTCTTGtgtttgtctattcttcaCATGGCATTACCATACTTAGGCGACTATCTTTACATTAGATCAAGGGAAAATGAGACTATTGTCATCTTGTCCGACTCGTGG GAAAACGCTCTCCCCTTTGTCCAGTGGATGCTCCTCAAGAACGCTCAGATTATCGTATGTATACCCAAACACGAG GACGAAAGCGCCAAGAAAATAGAGTGGAGTCGACATGCATTCTTCAAGCATCCCTCATTCAAGAGCAAAAGTCTTCAGG TAACTCTGAGAAGTGTGAATGATGACGAGATTGCCGACAACGTCCTGAAAATCACAAAATACGGGGCAAGTGCTATTCTAGTCTTGGGGGACGCATTCAAAACTGAACAAGTAAAGATCCATAGACAGGTCCTTCTGGCGGCTGGTTTGGGCTCCAGAGTAGTTTGGTGCTCGAGAATGGAACAAATCGACCCGTGCGAGTGTGATTGTCTCTTTGACAAGGGCATCTCTTTGGGATTCTTCAATCTTGACTCAATCTTGTCAACTGAGAGTCACATTGGCATCGTACAACATGCAATAATAGAAACAGTCAACCACATGGCAAATTCGACTCTGTTTGTCTCATAA